In Halostella litorea, a single window of DNA contains:
- a CDS encoding potassium channel family protein → MSKWRRRTGLYLLSLAGVIVVYAVAYHTGMVYVEGEPRPFLRSLQVVVETFTTTGYGSDAPWSSPLMNVFVILMDLTGVFLIFMALPVFVFPLFEEALETRAPRSVEGLSDHVVLCEYTAHGAALVDELETRGEPYVVVESDPDVAADLHEDGLSVIAGDPESTATLERACVGEATAVVADADDERNATIVLSALEVDPDVQVVSLVEDVANADYHRYAGAGSVLSPERILGESLADKITAAAGSDVGDAVSDDFEIAELTVRADSDVAGERLVDSGIRERTGANVVGVWDGGEFRSPPPPSFTLAEGTVLVAAGRESDLRGLRGLTLSRKRHPSRSDVVVLGAGEVGTAVVDALAAADVGATVVDIREGPSVDVVGDATTEPTLREAGVPEADTVVLALGTDTETTFATLVVAELAPEVEIVCRANDAESVPKLQRAGADYVLALTTVSGRMLASTVLDEDVVSLDTQIECVRTRVPALAGQSLGGANVRERTGCTVVAVERDGEVTTDLDPSYRFHADDEVVVVGTDADVNRFTALASVE, encoded by the coding sequence ATGAGCAAGTGGCGACGGCGGACCGGACTGTACCTCCTCTCGCTGGCCGGCGTCATCGTCGTCTACGCCGTCGCCTACCACACGGGCATGGTGTACGTCGAGGGGGAGCCGCGGCCCTTCCTCCGCTCGCTGCAGGTCGTCGTCGAGACGTTCACGACGACCGGCTACGGCTCCGACGCGCCGTGGTCGTCGCCGCTGATGAACGTCTTCGTCATCCTGATGGACCTGACCGGCGTCTTCCTCATCTTCATGGCGCTGCCGGTGTTCGTGTTCCCGCTGTTCGAGGAGGCCCTGGAGACGCGCGCGCCCCGGTCGGTCGAGGGCCTCTCGGACCACGTCGTCCTCTGTGAGTACACGGCCCACGGCGCGGCGCTCGTCGACGAACTGGAGACCCGCGGGGAGCCGTACGTCGTCGTCGAGTCCGACCCCGACGTCGCCGCGGACCTCCACGAGGACGGGCTGTCGGTGATCGCCGGCGACCCCGAGTCGACGGCGACGCTGGAGCGGGCCTGCGTCGGCGAGGCGACTGCGGTCGTGGCCGACGCCGACGACGAGCGGAACGCGACCATCGTGCTTTCGGCGCTTGAGGTCGACCCGGACGTGCAGGTCGTCAGCCTCGTCGAGGACGTCGCCAACGCCGACTACCACCGCTACGCCGGCGCCGGGTCGGTCCTCTCGCCGGAGCGCATCCTCGGCGAGAGCCTCGCGGACAAGATCACCGCCGCGGCCGGCTCCGACGTCGGCGACGCCGTCTCGGACGACTTCGAGATAGCGGAGCTCACCGTCCGGGCCGACAGCGACGTCGCCGGCGAGCGCCTCGTCGACAGCGGCATCCGCGAGCGGACCGGCGCGAACGTCGTCGGGGTCTGGGACGGCGGCGAGTTCCGGAGCCCGCCGCCGCCCTCGTTCACGCTGGCGGAGGGGACCGTGCTGGTGGCCGCGGGGCGGGAGTCGGACTTACGCGGGCTCCGCGGGCTCACGCTCTCCCGGAAGCGCCACCCCTCGCGGTCCGACGTGGTCGTCCTCGGGGCGGGGGAGGTCGGGACGGCGGTCGTCGACGCGCTGGCGGCCGCCGACGTGGGGGCGACCGTCGTCGACATCCGCGAGGGGCCGTCGGTCGACGTGGTCGGCGACGCGACCACGGAGCCGACGCTCCGCGAGGCCGGCGTCCCGGAGGCCGACACCGTCGTCCTCGCGCTCGGGACCGACACGGAGACGACGTTCGCGACCCTCGTCGTCGCGGAACTCGCCCCGGAGGTGGAGATCGTCTGCCGGGCCAACGACGCCGAGAGCGTGCCGAAGCTCCAGCGCGCGGGCGCCGACTACGTGCTGGCGTTGACGACCGTCAGCGGCCGGATGCTCGCCTCGACGGTGCTCGACGAGGACGTGGTCTCCCTGGACACCCAGATAGAGTGCGTCCGGACGCGGGTCCCGGCGCTCGCGGGGCAGTCGCTGGGCGGCGCGAACGTCCGCGAGCGGACGGGCTGTACCGTCGTCGCCGTCGAGCGCGACGGCGAGGTGACGACGGACCTCGACCCGTCCTACCGGTTCCACGCCGACGACGAGGTGGTCGTCGTCGGCACGGACGCGGACGTGAACCGCTTCACCGCGCTGGCGTCGGTCGAGTAG
- a CDS encoding DUF998 domain-containing protein: MTDFRRLAAATGLVAPVLAVGSFTLATTLSPTFTWSGAALSDMGRPSEPTYWLFNGGLVAAGVVGLPFTYALSSAARNAVHRAGVAAFAVAVACMGLVGVFHLPRAGHAAVAIGHYLFATVTLVVWGAGDVLAGDRRLGVGTVGLGVGHVAMWVGWGVTLAPAFFAAAEAAGAAIFAGWILGTARRVLATRPTPAR, translated from the coding sequence ATGACGGACTTCCGACGGCTCGCGGCGGCGACTGGACTCGTCGCCCCGGTTCTCGCGGTCGGGTCGTTCACCCTGGCGACGACGCTCTCGCCGACGTTCACCTGGAGCGGGGCCGCCCTCTCGGACATGGGCCGGCCGAGCGAGCCGACGTACTGGCTGTTCAACGGCGGGCTGGTCGCCGCCGGCGTCGTGGGGCTGCCGTTCACGTACGCGCTCTCGAGTGCGGCCCGGAACGCGGTCCACCGCGCGGGGGTCGCGGCGTTCGCCGTCGCCGTCGCCTGCATGGGACTTGTCGGCGTCTTCCACCTGCCGCGGGCGGGCCACGCCGCGGTCGCTATCGGGCACTATCTGTTCGCCACGGTCACGCTGGTCGTCTGGGGCGCGGGCGACGTGCTCGCCGGCGACCGACGGCTGGGGGTCGGGACGGTCGGCCTCGGCGTCGGCCACGTGGCGATGTGGGTCGGCTGGGGCGTGACGCTCGCGCCGGCGTTCTTCGCGGCCGCCGAGGCGGCCGGGGCGGCGATCTTCGCGGGGTGGATCCTCGGGACGGCGCGCCGCGTGCTCGCTACTCGACCGACGCCAGCGCGGTGA
- a CDS encoding dolichyl-phosphate hexose transferase, producing the protein MGTYNEAEAIGTVLSDIDDVTDGRAEVVCVDSSTDETPEIAEEHGARVVRQAPQGYGVAVREAILTPDRPVVVTTDCDDTYPMEQLPEFLERINEGYDVVSGDRLYHGADAMPDLNRRGNQAFALLASLLMGRRVHDTTTGMRAYRREVVESIEWTENTGLSAELLIRPLLRGYDVIEEPIAYRERKGQTKLDPFSGGAAIAKSIVKVCLEERFR; encoded by the coding sequence ATGGGGACGTACAACGAGGCCGAGGCGATCGGCACCGTGCTGTCGGACATCGACGACGTGACCGACGGCCGGGCGGAGGTCGTCTGCGTGGACAGTTCCACCGACGAGACGCCCGAGATAGCCGAGGAGCACGGGGCACGGGTCGTCCGTCAGGCCCCGCAGGGGTACGGCGTCGCCGTGCGCGAGGCGATCCTGACGCCGGACCGCCCCGTGGTCGTGACGACGGACTGCGACGACACCTACCCGATGGAACAGCTTCCGGAGTTCTTGGAGCGGATCAACGAGGGGTACGACGTGGTCAGCGGCGACCGGCTCTACCACGGGGCCGACGCGATGCCGGACCTCAACCGGCGGGGCAACCAGGCGTTCGCGCTGCTCGCCAGCCTCCTGATGGGCCGGCGCGTCCACGACACGACGACCGGGATGCGGGCGTACCGCCGCGAGGTGGTCGAGTCGATCGAGTGGACCGAGAACACCGGCCTCTCGGCCGAACTGCTGATCCGGCCGCTGCTGCGGGGCTACGACGTGATCGAGGAGCCGATCGCCTACCGCGAGCGCAAAGGGCAGACGAAACTCGACCCGTTCTCCGGCGGCGCGGCCATCGCCAAGTCCATCGTCAAGGTCTGTCTGGAGGAGCGGTTCCGGTAG
- a CDS encoding DUF7846 domain-containing protein, translating into MADGPRVGGALDGVRDLELRERLRPAHAAALVAAAAGVVVFVLATDLFPYHSSNHDEAVYLQQAEMLLAGQLHLRPAVPDAVRPWFFVDDGGSLYPKYTPVTAAIYAAAKTLTGEFRVALAAVAAGNAALCYAVTAAAFDRRTGVVAAVALVGAPLFLLSSSVFLSYAPTALLTWAFALAYVRAVRRGSRRYAAAAGVAVGLAFFSRPYTAVLFASPFIAHSLLTLARAYRRRRVGGTDRSFREWTALYAVVCAGGLAFVAATLAYNAAVTGSPLTFPYEAFAPRDGLGFGYRRILTHDLQYTPAVALRANAWVLWYFATRWFVAGPVGTLLAAAGVARLLVGLYRGDRAGAGPATDDGPLPDRELRAVLAGLFVTVCVGNVFFWGNYNVLSTFADPTDGLISQFGPFYHFDLLLPLSAFAASAVVAGYDRLHAIASDRLSARGVRVALLVALVVTLPVVGVAERSVVEPPVERNAAYTEKYERAYAPFEDREFERAVVFVPDPYGDWLNHPFQPLRNDPGFDGPAVYALDRDAAGDFAVLDAYPERTPYRYTYQGEWTADPTERVAPKLVRLDVREAAAFDAETRVGVIRNAESATVRVAAEERAIEYAVERDDPGDELAVSWELTPRGVRAVGENLTRVSGDRAYVPVNGTADVAVSVTMVQRGGASVTYREDASVRTSEGRVAVVWPPERSVCNLVLDCAREGTYLPDRPETRVSGTWINSTLTARE; encoded by the coding sequence ATGGCCGACGGTCCCCGCGTCGGCGGTGCCCTCGACGGGGTCCGCGACCTGGAACTCCGCGAGCGCCTGCGGCCAGCCCACGCCGCCGCGCTCGTGGCCGCCGCCGCGGGCGTCGTCGTCTTCGTCCTCGCGACGGACCTGTTCCCCTACCACTCCAGCAACCACGACGAGGCGGTGTACCTCCAGCAGGCCGAGATGCTGCTCGCCGGGCAGTTGCACCTCCGCCCGGCGGTGCCCGACGCCGTCCGTCCGTGGTTCTTCGTCGACGACGGCGGCAGCCTCTACCCCAAGTACACGCCGGTGACCGCGGCCATCTACGCCGCCGCAAAGACGCTCACCGGCGAGTTCCGCGTCGCGCTGGCCGCCGTGGCCGCGGGCAACGCCGCGCTCTGTTACGCCGTGACCGCCGCGGCGTTCGACCGACGGACCGGCGTCGTCGCGGCCGTCGCGCTCGTCGGCGCGCCGCTCTTTCTGCTGTCGTCGTCGGTGTTTCTCTCCTACGCCCCGACGGCCCTGCTCACCTGGGCGTTCGCGCTGGCGTACGTCCGGGCGGTCCGCCGCGGCAGCCGTCGCTACGCGGCCGCCGCGGGCGTCGCCGTCGGCCTCGCGTTCTTCTCGCGGCCCTACACCGCCGTGCTGTTCGCCTCGCCGTTTATCGCCCACTCGCTCCTGACGCTGGCGCGGGCGTACCGACGCCGGCGCGTCGGGGGGACCGACCGCTCCTTCCGGGAGTGGACCGCGCTGTACGCCGTCGTCTGCGCCGGCGGGCTGGCGTTCGTCGCCGCGACGCTCGCGTACAACGCCGCCGTGACGGGGTCGCCGCTCACCTTCCCCTACGAGGCGTTCGCGCCCCGCGACGGCCTCGGATTCGGCTATCGCCGAATCTTGACTCACGACCTGCAGTACACGCCCGCCGTCGCACTGCGCGCCAACGCCTGGGTGCTGTGGTACTTCGCGACGCGCTGGTTCGTCGCCGGCCCCGTCGGGACGCTGCTCGCGGCCGCCGGCGTCGCCCGCCTGCTGGTCGGGCTGTACCGGGGCGACCGCGCCGGCGCTGGCCCGGCGACCGACGACGGCCCGCTCCCCGACCGCGAACTCCGCGCCGTCCTCGCGGGGCTGTTCGTCACCGTCTGCGTCGGCAACGTGTTCTTCTGGGGGAACTACAACGTCCTGTCGACGTTCGCCGACCCGACCGACGGCCTGATCTCGCAGTTCGGCCCGTTCTACCACTTCGACCTGCTGCTCCCGCTGTCGGCGTTCGCCGCGAGCGCCGTCGTGGCGGGGTACGACCGGCTGCACGCGATCGCGTCCGACCGCCTCTCGGCGCGCGGTGTTCGCGTCGCCTTGCTGGTCGCGCTGGTCGTCACGCTTCCGGTCGTCGGCGTCGCCGAGCGGAGCGTCGTCGAGCCGCCGGTCGAGCGCAACGCGGCCTACACCGAGAAGTACGAGCGGGCGTACGCTCCGTTCGAGGACCGCGAGTTCGAGCGCGCGGTCGTGTTCGTGCCCGACCCCTACGGCGACTGGCTCAACCACCCGTTCCAGCCGCTCCGGAACGACCCCGGCTTCGACGGGCCGGCCGTGTACGCGCTGGACCGCGACGCCGCCGGCGACTTCGCCGTCCTCGACGCGTACCCCGAGCGCACGCCGTACCGGTACACCTACCAGGGCGAGTGGACGGCGGACCCGACCGAGCGGGTCGCGCCGAAGCTCGTCCGCCTCGACGTCCGCGAGGCGGCCGCCTTCGACGCCGAGACGCGCGTGGGCGTCATCCGGAACGCCGAGTCGGCGACGGTGCGGGTCGCCGCCGAGGAGCGAGCTATCGAGTACGCCGTCGAGCGCGACGACCCGGGCGACGAACTCGCCGTCTCGTGGGAGCTGACCCCGCGGGGCGTCCGCGCCGTCGGGGAGAACCTGACGCGGGTGTCCGGCGACCGCGCGTACGTGCCGGTGAACGGGACCGCCGACGTGGCGGTGTCGGTGACGATGGTCCAGCGCGGCGGCGCGTCGGTCACCTACCGCGAGGACGCGAGCGTCAGGACGAGCGAGGGGCGCGTCGCGGTGGTGTGGCCACCCGAGCGCTCGGTCTGCAACCTGGTCCTCGACTGCGCGCGTGAGGGGACGTACCTCCCGGACCGCCCCGAAACCAGGGTCTCCGGGACGTGGATCAACAGTACGCTGACCGCGCGGGAGTGA
- a CDS encoding ABC transporter ATP-binding protein, giving the protein MSNSTLTDAATETDPTADDAPAGETVLELDGVSKTYGNERVIDDLSLSVADGEILTLLGPSGCGKTTTLRLIAGLERPDGGVVSLDGSPVAGDGEFVAPERRGVGVVFQEFALFPHMTAEENIAFGLKERPEAEREARVDEMLDLVGLDAHRESRPDELSGGQQQRVALARSLAPEPEMLLLDEPFSNLDVDLRVEMREEVRSILKEAGVTAISVTHDQEEALSISDRVAVMNDGRIEQVDRPEQVFQHPESRFVAGFLGHASFLSGFLSGDTVETGLGPLDRDRIHGLTAEYDGTKLDVLVRPDDLSAAPVDGGGDGEVVHRRYLGPTVLYRVVLDNGDVLECMHNHTDQVTNGTRVSVSLDADHDLAWFPATQR; this is encoded by the coding sequence ATGTCAAATAGCACGCTCACCGACGCGGCGACGGAGACGGACCCGACGGCCGACGACGCGCCGGCGGGCGAGACGGTGCTCGAACTCGACGGCGTCAGCAAGACGTACGGAAACGAGCGCGTGATCGACGACCTCTCGCTGTCCGTCGCGGACGGGGAGATACTGACGCTGCTCGGCCCGTCGGGCTGTGGCAAGACGACGACGCTCCGCCTCATCGCCGGGCTGGAGCGGCCGGACGGCGGCGTCGTGTCGCTGGACGGCTCGCCCGTCGCCGGCGACGGCGAGTTCGTCGCGCCCGAGCGCCGCGGCGTCGGCGTCGTGTTCCAGGAGTTCGCGCTGTTTCCCCACATGACCGCCGAGGAGAACATCGCGTTCGGCCTGAAGGAGCGCCCGGAGGCCGAGCGCGAGGCCCGCGTCGACGAAATGCTGGACCTCGTGGGGCTGGACGCCCACCGCGAGAGCCGCCCCGACGAACTGTCGGGCGGCCAGCAACAGCGGGTCGCGCTCGCTCGCTCGCTCGCGCCTGAGCCGGAGATGCTGCTGCTCGACGAGCCCTTCTCCAACCTCGACGTGGACCTGCGCGTCGAGATGCGCGAGGAGGTCCGGTCGATCCTGAAGGAGGCCGGCGTCACGGCCATCTCCGTCACCCACGACCAGGAGGAGGCGCTGTCGATCAGCGACCGCGTGGCCGTGATGAACGACGGCCGGATCGAGCAGGTCGACCGCCCGGAGCAGGTGTTCCAGCACCCCGAGTCGCGGTTCGTCGCGGGCTTTCTCGGCCACGCGAGCTTCCTCTCGGGCTTTCTCTCCGGCGACACTGTCGAGACGGGGCTAGGCCCGCTCGACCGCGACCGCATCCACGGGCTGACCGCCGAGTACGACGGCACGAAACTGGACGTGCTGGTCCGGCCCGACGACCTGTCGGCGGCGCCCGTCGACGGGGGCGGCGACGGCGAGGTGGTCCACCGCCGCTACCTCGGGCCGACCGTCCTCTACCGCGTCGTACTCGACAACGGCGACGTGCTGGAGTGCATGCACAACCACACCGACCAGGTGACAAACGGGACGCGCGTGTCGGTGTCGCTCGACGCCGACCACGACCTGGCCTGGTTCCCCGCCACGCAGCGCTGA
- a CDS encoding ABC transporter permease — protein sequence MAVDQGTTATDDATDADGGSYPVGLTLLSGAVAAASVLPLYWLVETAFRSGVAEPLALLVEPASVQILINSVILVACVTGASILISVPLAYLTVRTDLPGRRFWTVAVMLPLVIPSYIGAFAFVSVFSPQGEVQSLLAPLGVDSLPGIYGLWGTVLVLTLYTYPYVYITTRASLKTLDTSLVDAARTLRHTRWEAFKRVVVPQIRPAVAAGSLLTALYTLSDFGTPQIMRYSVFTRIIYTRWADSAEFAATLSLQLLAVTVLILAVESRLRGDDTLHGSGGGGHTATRVRLGRWRWPAVLAPALVVGFALVVPIGTLCLWLVRGGATGSGVPFELEYVAHSVDVSLAAALVATVLGLPVAYLSARHDTGLGDLFERVTYVGYAVPGVVMGLALVFVGINVVPDLYLTLPLLIFAYVVRFLPQSVGSTRASFLQINPALPEAARTLGRSSVGAFRAVTLPLAAPGLLGGAALVFLTTMKELPATLMLRPQGYKTLVTYIWQMQEDGYYGDAAVPALVLVAISAASILVIISQEGYDVK from the coding sequence ATGGCGGTCGACCAGGGGACCACCGCGACCGACGACGCCACCGACGCGGACGGCGGTTCCTACCCCGTCGGGCTCACCCTGCTCAGCGGCGCGGTCGCCGCGGCGTCGGTGCTGCCGCTGTACTGGCTCGTCGAGACGGCGTTTCGCTCCGGCGTCGCCGAACCGCTCGCGCTGCTCGTCGAACCAGCCTCCGTACAGATCCTGATCAACAGCGTCATCCTCGTCGCCTGCGTCACCGGCGCGTCGATACTCATCTCGGTGCCGCTGGCGTACCTGACCGTCCGGACGGACCTGCCGGGGCGGCGGTTCTGGACCGTCGCGGTGATGCTGCCGCTCGTCATCCCGAGCTACATCGGCGCGTTCGCGTTCGTCTCGGTGTTTTCCCCCCAGGGGGAGGTGCAGTCGCTGCTCGCGCCGCTGGGCGTCGACTCGCTGCCCGGCATCTACGGGCTGTGGGGGACGGTGCTGGTGCTGACGCTGTACACCTACCCCTACGTGTACATCACGACCCGGGCGTCGCTGAAGACGCTCGATACGAGCCTCGTCGACGCCGCCCGGACGCTTCGGCACACCCGCTGGGAGGCGTTCAAGCGGGTCGTGGTCCCGCAGATCCGGCCGGCCGTCGCCGCCGGGTCGCTGCTCACCGCGCTGTACACCCTCTCGGACTTCGGTACGCCCCAGATCATGCGCTACTCCGTGTTCACCCGGATCATCTACACGCGGTGGGCCGACAGCGCCGAGTTCGCCGCGACGCTGTCGCTCCAGTTGCTCGCGGTCACCGTGCTCATCCTCGCCGTCGAGTCCCGGCTCCGGGGCGACGACACGCTCCACGGCTCGGGCGGCGGCGGCCACACGGCGACCCGCGTCCGCCTGGGCCGCTGGCGCTGGCCCGCCGTCCTCGCGCCGGCGCTGGTCGTCGGGTTCGCGCTGGTCGTGCCGATCGGTACGCTCTGTCTCTGGCTTGTGCGGGGCGGCGCGACCGGGAGCGGCGTCCCGTTCGAACTGGAGTACGTGGCCCACTCCGTCGACGTGTCGCTGGCGGCGGCGCTCGTGGCGACGGTGCTCGGCCTGCCGGTCGCGTACCTGTCGGCCCGGCACGACACGGGCCTCGGCGACCTGTTCGAGCGCGTCACGTACGTCGGCTACGCCGTGCCCGGCGTCGTGATGGGGCTGGCACTCGTGTTCGTCGGGATCAACGTGGTGCCCGACCTCTACCTGACGCTCCCGCTGCTCATCTTCGCGTACGTCGTCCGCTTTCTCCCGCAGTCCGTCGGGTCCACGCGGGCCTCCTTCCTCCAGATCAACCCGGCGCTTCCGGAGGCCGCCCGGACGCTGGGCCGCAGTTCCGTCGGCGCGTTCCGCGCGGTGACGCTGCCGCTTGCCGCGCCCGGCCTGCTCGGGGGCGCGGCGCTCGTGTTCCTGACGACGATGAAGGAACTGCCGGCGACGCTGATGCTGCGACCGCAAGGTTACAAAACCCTGGTCACCTACATCTGGCAGATGCAGGAGGACGGCTACTACGGCGACGCCGCCGTGCCGGCGCTGGTGCTCGTCGCTATCTCGGCGGCTTCGATCCTCGTCATCATCTCCCAGGAGGGGTACGATGTCAAATAG
- a CDS encoding extracellular solute-binding protein, which yields MSEDDGSPSTRRRFLAATGAAGIASTAGCSAVLDAFSGDEDDGGGDGPGLIGSGREGRDPPGGTPMAEMPDLSGTLSLYSGRGEPLVGELVSYIENLYDDFEIEPRYNSSTDLVNQLSEEGEASPADVFFSVNSGALGVLADEGLAATLPDEVATMVDSAYRDDDNEWVGTSGRARTIPYNTNQFSEDDIPSDIGAFPDADRFEDVMGWAPSYGSFQAFVTAMRILEGEDATQSWLEGMLDQGIEPYSDEFTVARRIADGELGAGFTNHYYIQRVVDNRDDPPIATAFTEGDAGAIFNVAGAAVVSASDQQDLAANFVRHLLSAEAQEYFATTTFEYPLIPEVEPVGELPTVDELDSPDLDLTKLSDIGPTLELMRDAGIDV from the coding sequence ATGAGCGAAGACGACGGATCCCCCTCGACTCGGCGACGCTTTCTCGCGGCGACGGGTGCCGCTGGCATCGCTTCTACTGCCGGCTGTAGCGCGGTGCTGGACGCGTTCTCGGGCGACGAGGACGACGGCGGCGGCGACGGCCCGGGCCTGATCGGCTCCGGCCGGGAGGGGCGGGACCCGCCCGGCGGCACGCCCATGGCGGAGATGCCCGACCTGAGCGGGACCCTCTCGCTGTACTCCGGGCGCGGCGAACCGCTCGTCGGCGAACTCGTCAGCTACATCGAGAACCTCTACGACGACTTCGAGATCGAGCCCCGGTACAACAGCTCCACGGACCTGGTCAACCAGCTCAGCGAGGAGGGCGAGGCCAGCCCGGCCGACGTGTTCTTCTCCGTCAACTCCGGGGCGCTCGGCGTCCTCGCCGACGAGGGGCTCGCGGCGACGCTGCCCGACGAGGTGGCCACGATGGTCGACTCGGCCTACCGCGACGACGACAACGAGTGGGTCGGCACCTCCGGCCGCGCGCGGACCATCCCGTACAACACGAACCAGTTCTCCGAGGACGACATCCCAAGCGACATCGGCGCCTTCCCCGACGCCGACCGGTTCGAGGACGTGATGGGGTGGGCCCCCTCGTACGGCTCGTTCCAGGCGTTCGTCACGGCGATGCGGATCCTCGAGGGCGAGGACGCCACGCAGTCGTGGCTGGAGGGGATGCTCGACCAGGGGATCGAGCCGTACTCCGACGAGTTCACGGTCGCGCGCCGCATCGCCGACGGCGAACTCGGCGCGGGCTTTACGAACCACTACTACATCCAGCGTGTCGTCGACAACCGCGACGACCCGCCGATCGCCACGGCGTTTACCGAGGGCGACGCCGGCGCGATCTTCAACGTCGCCGGAGCAGCGGTCGTGAGCGCGAGCGACCAGCAGGACCTGGCCGCCAACTTCGTGCGCCACCTGCTCTCGGCCGAGGCCCAGGAGTACTTCGCGACTACGACCTTCGAGTACCCGCTCATTCCGGAGGTCGAACCCGTCGGGGAGCTCCCGACGGTCGACGAACTCGACTCGCCGGACCTGGACCTGACCAAGCTCTCCGACATCGGCCCGACGCTCGAACTGATGCGAGACGCCGGAATCGACGTCTAA
- a CDS encoding alpha-1 4-glucan-protein synthase has product MSGDICVIVPTIREYGCMRSYFDNAREHGFDLDRLHVVLVTEDFCDTDEMRAMLDEEGVSGEVFDGSRREEWYEARGVSEYAHVVPAASHAETSFGLLYMWAGDFDYGVFIDDDTLPHEEYDFFGRHMANLAFAGEVESVASDENWVNVLYQNAEEHGLYPRGYPYSAMGETVETDTAEVAAGDVVASQGLWTNVPDLDAVRILMDGDLQGQAQTRTSADDYDGDFVAERGNYLTVCSMNLAFRREVIPAFYQCPMDENPWDVGRFDDIWSGVFLKRACDVLGKRIYNGAPLCEHNKAPRSTFDDLHNEVPGLELNEHLWRVVDEVGGDADSYAGVFEAMATALAEGDWSAYENGEFFAHVGEYMHDWLACLDELDGVATRPQVAAADD; this is encoded by the coding sequence ATGAGCGGCGACATCTGCGTTATCGTTCCGACCATCCGCGAGTACGGGTGTATGCGGTCGTACTTCGACAACGCCCGCGAGCACGGCTTCGACCTGGACCGGCTCCACGTCGTGCTGGTGACCGAGGACTTCTGTGACACCGACGAGATGCGCGCGATGCTCGACGAGGAGGGCGTCTCCGGCGAGGTATTCGACGGGAGCCGCCGCGAGGAGTGGTACGAGGCCCGCGGCGTGAGCGAGTACGCCCACGTCGTGCCGGCCGCGAGCCACGCCGAAACGAGCTTCGGCCTGCTGTACATGTGGGCCGGCGACTTCGACTACGGCGTCTTCATCGACGACGACACGCTCCCCCACGAGGAGTACGACTTCTTCGGCCGCCACATGGCGAACCTGGCGTTCGCGGGCGAGGTGGAGTCCGTCGCCTCCGACGAGAACTGGGTGAACGTCCTCTACCAGAACGCCGAGGAACACGGCCTCTACCCGCGCGGCTACCCCTACTCCGCGATGGGCGAGACGGTCGAAACCGACACCGCCGAGGTGGCGGCCGGCGACGTCGTCGCCTCGCAGGGGCTCTGGACGAACGTGCCCGACCTCGACGCCGTCCGTATCCTGATGGACGGCGACCTGCAGGGGCAGGCCCAGACGCGGACGAGCGCCGACGACTACGACGGCGACTTCGTCGCCGAGCGGGGCAACTACCTCACCGTCTGCTCGATGAACCTCGCGTTCCGCCGCGAGGTGATCCCCGCGTTCTACCAGTGCCCGATGGACGAGAACCCGTGGGACGTCGGCCGGTTCGACGACATCTGGAGCGGCGTGTTCCTCAAGCGCGCCTGCGACGTGCTCGGCAAGCGCATCTACAACGGTGCGCCGCTGTGCGAGCACAACAAGGCCCCGCGCTCGACGTTCGACGACCTGCACAACGAGGTGCCCGGCCTCGAACTGAACGAGCACCTCTGGCGCGTCGTCGACGAGGTTGGCGGCGACGCGGACTCCTACGCCGGCGTCTTCGAGGCGATGGCGACCGCGCTCGCCGAGGGCGACTGGTCGGCCTACGAGAACGGCGAGTTCTTCGCCCACGTCGGGGAGTACATGCACGACTGGCTGGCCTGTCTCGACGAACTCGACGGCGTCGCGACCCGGCCACAGGTGGCCGCCGCGGACGACTGA
- a CDS encoding MaoC family dehydratase yields the protein MSEHSRETATPMSAMTNAWARMTGSFIRSATAANSAALSAFDGEVESADAGDGEVNRREPSIPSLDYEEDDWTFERSVERSEEIAVGDSVRFSKTVDDGDVRDFARASGDTNRLHLDEAFAETTRFGGRIAHGTLVSGLISAALARLPGLTIYLSQDLEFAAPVSVGDRVTATVEVTEDLGDDQFRLSTEVTDEDADRVVVEGEAVVLIDDLPGE from the coding sequence ATGAGTGAGCACTCGCGGGAGACGGCGACGCCGATGTCGGCAATGACGAACGCGTGGGCGCGGATGACGGGGTCGTTCATCAGGAGCGCGACGGCGGCAAACAGCGCGGCGCTGTCGGCGTTCGACGGCGAGGTCGAGTCGGCCGACGCCGGCGACGGGGAGGTCAACCGACGCGAGCCGTCGATCCCCTCGCTGGACTACGAGGAGGACGACTGGACCTTCGAGCGCTCCGTCGAGCGCTCCGAGGAGATAGCGGTCGGGGACTCGGTGCGCTTCTCGAAGACGGTCGACGACGGGGACGTCCGCGACTTCGCGCGGGCCAGCGGCGACACCAACCGCCTCCACCTGGACGAGGCGTTCGCCGAGACCACGCGCTTCGGCGGCCGGATCGCCCACGGGACGCTCGTCTCGGGGCTGATCAGCGCGGCGCTGGCGCGGCTCCCGGGGCTGACGATCTACCTGTCCCAGGACCTGGAGTTCGCCGCGCCGGTGTCGGTCGGCGACCGCGTCACCGCGACGGTCGAGGTCACCGAGGACCTGGGCGACGACCAGTTCCGCCTCTCGACGGAGGTCACGGACGAGGACGCCGACCGCGTCGTCGTCGAGGGCGAGGCGGTGGTGCTGATCGACGACCTGCCCGGCGAGTGA